TTTTAATATTGTCATTATGTCTTACAccttattattatacaatatttcgtaaaaatacatgtttaattaatagtCAGTTTTACctcaattatatttctatttatattaatcattCTAGTATTAATTTCTCCCTCATCCGGATCTCCGTACGTATTTGTCACGTTCAAATTTGTTTGTAGGCCAAATGTTCCTAATGAACCGGTTCTTCGACGGCGCTTTCCTGACGTTCGGCATAGACGTGGTGACGTTCATGGAGAGTGACCAGGAGGAGCGGATCGACCCTATGATCTTCATTTTCCCGAGAATGACCAAGTGCACCTTCTACAAGTTCGGTGTCTCAGGCGAAGTGGAGCGCCATGACGCGGTGTGCATCCTTCCGCTCAACGTCGTCAACGAGAAGATCTACGTCTTCCTCTGGTTCTGGTTCCTCATCCTGGGGGTCTTGACCTCTGGTGTCATCGTTTACAGGTATCCTCGCTCGTGATCACACGGTTGCAATGTTCGTACATTTCGAGTGAATGTGATCTCTAGCGATATGTTGTGTTGGCAGGATAATAATCATCCTGAGTCCTCGCATGAGGGTGTATCTGCTGCGGCTGCGCTTCAGACTGATCAGGCGGGAAGCCATAGACGCCATAGTGCGCCGCTCCAAGATGGGCGACTGGTTTCTGTTCTACATGTTAGGCGAGAACATCGACGCCATCATCTTCCGTGACGTGATGCACGAATTAGCTGCCCGCCTGGGACACAGCAAGCCGGAACTGCAGGAGGCGTAACGTTTGGCCGCGCCTTCCATCACATCGGCCAGGTGAGTCAACCACAAGTATTCGATCCAGTCGTCTGTGTACATTTTTGTCGGTATAAACAAAGTACGATATTTCGGCACACGAAGGACGAAAAAGAGGAGGTATAGTACATTGCTTTGTGAatcaaaacgtatatttttattcagaaataatctcaataaataattgttttgctatattaattgtaatatacgGTTCATAATGATTTAACGTTATATTTATGCACTCGAAACCTACAACAATCGTACCCATTATTCATTTAACCACATTCAAATCGTGTCACAAGAGGTGAAGCCGGGTCTTCCACTAGCCTTTCACCTGTTGAGATAAAGAAACAGACATCATAATCTATCAACCTAAACACGGATTTACCAAGATTCCAGAGTTTTCCAAGTATTATTAGAAGTTTCAATTACTTAGTagaaaatataaccaaatatcTCTTAATATCTAAAGACAACTAaccaaattatttaatgaaagaaatataaaagtttgaaatatttcgaGTGATATAGCCTACGAGAACATTGGAAAGtacattcattcaaattttacGTCCATC
This genomic window from Homalodisca vitripennis isolate AUS2020 unplaced genomic scaffold, UT_GWSS_2.1 ScUCBcl_11715;HRSCAF=21087, whole genome shotgun sequence contains:
- the LOC124374958 gene encoding innexin shaking-B-like (The sequence of the model RefSeq protein was modified relative to this genomic sequence to represent the inferred CDS: added 151 bases not found in genome assembly), coding for MDLDIGICSEVEKKQKKKLLLDYLWENLRYHNWWCYRYYLCELLSFGNVIGQMFLMNRFFDGAFLTFGIDVVTFMESDQEERIDPMIFIFPRMTKCTFYKFGVSGEVERHDAVCILPLNVVNEKIYVFLWFWFLILGVLTSGVIVYRIIIILSPRMRVYLLRLRFRLIRREAIDAIVRRSKMGDWFLFYMLGENIDAIIFRDVMHELAARLGHSKPELQEA